One Sporomusaceae bacterium ACPt DNA window includes the following coding sequences:
- the mnmC gene encoding tRNA 5-methylaminomethyl-2-thiouridine biosynthesis bifunctional protein MnmC — translation MQKDVLVIGGGIAGLQAALELAGAGYPVHLITDEANLGGKLVDSSEQSGQAACVWGDQVNISALYLGGNLHASSTVLGSLITRAFNNPLVRVYTSSKLVELQGDVGHFQATISDVAIGKRTQKLSVGAVILAAGFSMYDVSRKGELGYGYYKNVVTSLEFEHLLSESRYRSDCIRRPSDGKCAEKIAFIQCVGSRDVVSKGEYCSAICCMFTAKEVILAKEFAPKTDVTVFYLDLRACGKNFDTFLSRAQELGARYVRTMISEVKEDPATEKLSINYAAASKPVKEEFDLVVLAAGIRPSTRLKETAAILQLPLNEFGFVQVDPLDPVATKRPGIFSVGGSQGPLDVPETMALASAAAAATARAVGKPEGRQAKRPTPERDIRKEPVRVGVFLCKGGLAAMGANADAVAQAAKRHAGVAVVECDQMVCQPESIAKIQRFIATQGLNRIVVAPCVLKHNLNLFQETAQAAGLNRMLVEMVPVPAKNWENNAEKATSAAIAATIRAVSDVKRYQPLRWHAEPVVPRALIVGGGISGMATALALADRGFNSTLIEKSAELGGYVRNLSGSLETQNLKQTIENLEKQVRKNDKIEVLTNSEVVEFTGRQGHFITTVATGQGQVKTTKKVEHGVVILATGTTTYVPNEYLYGQDQRVITGVEAMYRLADGRLPAKGEATYVFVQCVGSRNEVHKYCSRTCCGETIYAATKIKEQNPDAQVYVLSRDIRTPGYLELKYREARKAGIVFIHYEEADKPILVKDKDGNLAMTVVDPASGMTINLKPDQVILAVAQTASNDAQQLANLFKIQVNADGFLSETHSNFGTIAFPGGGIFIAGAAHGPKSVVECLTQAKGVAGRAARILAQPALMMGGMVAEVEWEKCAACLTCVRTCPYTIPQISREKKEMGAAYIPPADCRGCGMCASECPNKAIFVHHYQDDEVLARVETALTEVG, via the coding sequence ATGCAAAAGGATGTGCTCGTTATTGGCGGTGGCATTGCCGGTCTGCAGGCGGCTCTGGAATTAGCTGGGGCAGGATACCCCGTTCATTTGATAACAGATGAAGCAAATCTGGGCGGAAAACTGGTGGATTCTTCAGAGCAAAGCGGCCAAGCCGCGTGCGTCTGGGGTGACCAGGTTAATATTTCTGCTTTGTATTTAGGCGGTAATCTTCACGCATCCAGTACGGTATTGGGGTCGCTCATTACCCGCGCCTTCAATAATCCGCTTGTTCGTGTCTACACCAGCAGTAAACTGGTTGAGCTGCAAGGGGATGTAGGCCATTTCCAGGCTACCATCAGCGATGTCGCAATCGGCAAGCGCACCCAAAAACTTTCCGTCGGAGCGGTTATTCTGGCAGCCGGTTTCAGCATGTATGACGTCTCCCGAAAAGGTGAATTAGGATATGGTTACTATAAAAATGTTGTTACCAGCTTGGAATTTGAACATTTATTATCCGAAAGCCGATATCGTTCAGACTGTATCAGACGTCCATCAGATGGAAAATGTGCGGAAAAGATAGCTTTTATACAGTGTGTAGGTTCCCGGGACGTAGTATCCAAAGGGGAATACTGTTCGGCTATTTGTTGCATGTTTACCGCCAAAGAAGTCATACTGGCCAAAGAATTTGCTCCTAAAACTGATGTCACTGTTTTTTACCTTGACCTTCGTGCGTGCGGCAAAAACTTTGATACTTTCTTGTCCCGGGCTCAGGAATTGGGAGCAAGATATGTACGCACCATGATTTCGGAAGTCAAAGAAGATCCGGCAACCGAAAAACTGTCTATCAATTACGCGGCAGCCAGCAAGCCGGTTAAAGAAGAGTTTGACCTGGTAGTATTGGCAGCCGGTATTCGTCCGTCTACCCGTCTTAAAGAAACTGCTGCAATTTTACAACTTCCTCTCAATGAATTTGGCTTTGTTCAGGTAGACCCGCTGGATCCGGTAGCTACCAAACGTCCGGGAATTTTTTCGGTCGGCGGCAGCCAAGGCCCGCTTGACGTTCCCGAAACTATGGCTCTAGCCAGCGCCGCGGCGGCGGCTACTGCCAGAGCAGTGGGCAAACCGGAAGGACGTCAGGCCAAGAGGCCTACTCCTGAGCGGGACATCCGTAAGGAACCGGTACGGGTTGGTGTGTTTCTTTGCAAAGGCGGTTTGGCCGCTATGGGCGCCAATGCCGATGCTGTAGCTCAGGCAGCCAAGCGCCACGCAGGTGTGGCAGTTGTTGAATGTGACCAAATGGTCTGCCAGCCTGAGTCTATTGCCAAAATTCAAAGATTTATTGCAACACAGGGACTTAACCGTATCGTTGTTGCGCCTTGTGTATTAAAGCATAACCTTAATTTGTTCCAAGAAACAGCTCAAGCCGCCGGTCTTAATCGCATGCTGGTCGAGATGGTGCCTGTACCCGCAAAAAACTGGGAAAATAATGCTGAAAAAGCCACCAGCGCGGCGATTGCCGCAACCATTCGTGCCGTGAGCGATGTAAAAAGATATCAGCCGCTGAGATGGCATGCTGAGCCTGTTGTGCCGCGCGCGCTTATTGTTGGTGGTGGTATTAGCGGTATGGCCACAGCATTGGCGCTGGCTGACCGCGGTTTTAATTCTACTCTTATTGAAAAATCAGCCGAGCTTGGCGGTTATGTCCGTAACCTTAGCGGCAGCTTGGAAACCCAAAATCTCAAACAAACAATCGAAAATCTGGAAAAACAGGTACGGAAAAATGATAAGATCGAAGTTTTGACTAACTCGGAAGTCGTTGAATTTACCGGCCGCCAAGGGCATTTTATTACTACTGTTGCTACCGGCCAAGGGCAAGTTAAGACGACCAAGAAAGTTGAGCATGGTGTAGTTATTCTGGCTACCGGTACAACAACTTATGTTCCTAACGAATATTTATATGGTCAAGATCAGCGGGTAATTACCGGTGTTGAGGCCATGTACCGCCTGGCAGACGGGCGTCTGCCGGCTAAGGGCGAGGCTACTTATGTTTTTGTGCAATGTGTGGGCTCGCGCAATGAAGTGCATAAATACTGCAGCCGTACTTGTTGCGGTGAAACTATTTATGCTGCCACCAAGATTAAGGAGCAAAACCCGGATGCCCAAGTGTATGTGTTATCGCGAGACATTCGCACTCCAGGCTATCTTGAGCTTAAATACCGTGAAGCCCGCAAAGCCGGGATAGTATTCATCCACTACGAAGAAGCGGATAAACCTATCTTAGTTAAAGATAAGGATGGCAACTTAGCAATGACTGTTGTTGATCCGGCTTCTGGCATGACCATCAATCTTAAACCTGATCAGGTAATTCTGGCAGTTGCCCAAACAGCTTCCAATGATGCCCAGCAGCTTGCCAACCTGTTCAAAATTCAGGTTAATGCTGACGGTTTCCTTTCTGAGACTCACTCGAATTTTGGCACAATCGCCTTCCCCGGCGGAGGAATATTTATTGCCGGTGCTGCCCACGGTCCGAAATCGGTTGTTGAGTGCCTGACTCAGGCCAAAGGCGTAGCCGGCCGTGCAGCCCGTATCTTAGCCCAACCGGCGCTCATGATGGGTGGCATGGTGGCTGAAGTGGAATGGGAAAAATGTGCTGCTTGCTTGACTTGTGTGCGGACTTGCCCTTACACCATTCCGCAAATCAGCCGGGAGAAAAAGGAGATGGGCGCTGCTTATATTCCTCCTGCCGACTGCCGTGGCTGTGGTATGTGCGCGTCCGAATGCCCGAACAAGGCCATTTTTGTACATCATTACCAGGACGATGAGGTACTCGCCCGGGTTGAGACCGCGTTGACGGAGGTGGGTTAA
- the hndA gene encoding NADP-reducing hydrogenase subunit HndA → MEIIRRYEQVLAIINKYGKAKEQLLSILLDIQATSGQNYVAEEWAEIVARELDLPITKVHDVLTFYAMFNIEPKGKYVIEICKSTPCHVTKADAVVAMFEEVLGIKLGETTPDKLFTLMHTNCVGACDIGPVAKIGDQVYGNLTAAKVAEIVTSYREVSSCQK, encoded by the coding sequence TTGGAAATTATCAGAAGATACGAGCAAGTCTTAGCAATTATCAATAAGTACGGTAAGGCGAAGGAGCAACTGTTATCTATTCTGCTAGATATTCAGGCAACATCAGGTCAAAATTACGTGGCTGAAGAGTGGGCTGAAATTGTGGCTCGTGAACTAGACCTGCCAATAACCAAAGTCCATGATGTGTTAACCTTCTATGCGATGTTCAATATCGAGCCAAAAGGCAAATATGTTATTGAAATCTGTAAGAGCACACCCTGCCATGTAACCAAAGCTGATGCAGTAGTAGCTATGTTTGAAGAAGTTTTAGGGATCAAACTTGGCGAGACCACTCCCGACAAACTCTTTACCCTGATGCACACCAACTGTGTCGGCGCCTGTGACATTGGGCCGGTAGCCAAAATCGGCGATCAAGTCTACGGTAACCTGACAGCAGCCAAAGTAGCCGAGATTGTTACCAGTTACCGGGAGGTGTCGTCATGTCAAAAATAA
- the hndC_1 gene encoding NADP-reducing hydrogenase subunit HndC, producing the protein MSKINKLISANCGVIRPDSVEDYVKAGGYEGLKKAFTMKPEEIIGEVKKAKLLGRGGAAYPAGSKWEQLLEIPEFPKYIVINADEGEPGTFKDKILLSQDPLRVIEGMTIAGYVFNSHDGYIYIRGEYRAIQKVFRSAIDNAVKAGYLGQNILGTGFAFHIHIMTGAGAYVCGENSALLNSIEGKAGRPRIKPPHLAEVGLFLMPTLVNNVESIANIPTIVLEGGEKYLSYGTKDSGGTKLVCLSGNVVNRGVYEIPFGVSLRDIIYDPELGGGIPNGKKLKFFHLGGQSGPIGSQAQLDTLYCYKALRNAGLSVGSGAVVVMDEDVCVIDYLKGVTEFFIHESCGKCTPCREGNKQIYAILCKLSEGQATQDDMAVLRRLIDTMTNASFCGLGQSATVALNTCWKLFKAEFEDHLNQKCPAQVCFTEQGRGE; encoded by the coding sequence ATGTCAAAAATAAACAAACTGATATCGGCTAACTGCGGCGTTATTCGCCCTGACAGTGTCGAAGATTATGTAAAGGCCGGCGGCTATGAAGGTTTAAAAAAGGCTTTTACCATGAAACCCGAAGAAATCATCGGCGAAGTCAAGAAAGCCAAACTCTTAGGACGCGGCGGCGCTGCCTACCCTGCCGGTTCGAAATGGGAACAGCTTTTGGAAATCCCTGAGTTTCCTAAATACATTGTTATTAATGCCGACGAAGGTGAGCCCGGCACCTTTAAAGATAAAATACTGCTAAGTCAAGATCCGTTACGGGTGATTGAAGGCATGACCATTGCCGGTTATGTTTTTAACTCCCATGACGGCTATATTTACATTCGCGGCGAGTACCGCGCCATTCAAAAAGTATTCCGGAGCGCCATTGACAATGCCGTAAAAGCCGGTTATCTGGGCCAAAACATACTGGGTACTGGTTTTGCCTTCCATATTCATATTATGACAGGCGCCGGTGCTTATGTCTGCGGCGAGAACTCCGCCCTCTTAAACTCCATTGAAGGTAAAGCCGGACGTCCGCGGATTAAGCCGCCTCATCTGGCAGAAGTGGGGCTGTTCCTGATGCCTACCCTTGTTAACAATGTTGAATCCATTGCCAACATTCCCACTATTGTCTTGGAAGGCGGCGAAAAATACTTAAGTTATGGCACTAAAGACAGCGGCGGGACCAAGCTCGTCTGCTTGTCCGGCAACGTGGTCAACCGGGGCGTGTACGAAATCCCGTTTGGGGTAAGCCTGCGTGATATCATTTATGATCCGGAACTGGGCGGCGGTATTCCTAACGGTAAAAAGCTGAAATTCTTCCATTTGGGCGGTCAGTCCGGTCCTATTGGCAGCCAAGCCCAACTTGATACCCTCTATTGCTACAAAGCCTTGCGTAATGCCGGGTTGAGCGTTGGTTCGGGCGCAGTAGTGGTCATGGACGAAGACGTCTGCGTCATCGATTACCTCAAAGGCGTAACCGAGTTCTTCATTCACGAATCCTGCGGTAAATGCACTCCTTGCCGGGAAGGCAATAAACAAATCTATGCCATACTTTGCAAACTTTCCGAAGGCCAAGCTACCCAAGACGATATGGCAGTATTACGACGACTGATTGATACCATGACCAATGCCTCCTTCTGCGGTTTGGGCCAATCGGCAACTGTCGCCTTAAATACCTGCTGGAAACTCTTCAAAGCTGAATTTGAAGACCACCTGAATCAAAAGTGTCCGGCGCAAGTTTGCTTTACTGAACAGGGAAGAGGTGAATAA
- the hndD_1 gene encoding NADP-reducing hydrogenase subunit HndD produces the protein MGHHASDPNKIVNITIDGIPVSCPETTLILDAAKMAGIDIPVLCYHPDLKVRATCRVCIVEVKGQKKFKTACGNEVWDGAEFITNSPAVRQARKDILELILAEHPQDCLKCVRNTNCELQKLARDFGISKPQFANKPNPIPIEDSNGVIVRDMAKCVKCGRCVEVCQEVQTVGAINTAHRSVEYEITTAFDRSLQDTVCVYCGQCIAVCPVGALYEKDETEKVWQAIADADKHVVVQVAPAVRVALGEEFGMAPGSIATGKMVAALRRLGFDKVFDTDFAADVTIMEEGNELLERMSHGGVLPLITSCSPGWINFVETFYPELLPHVSSCKSPQQMFGALAKTYYAQKAGIDAGKMTVVSIMPCTAKKYESARPEINGSGYRDVDVVITTRELARMIKQAGIDFNKLDDQEFDAPLGISTGAAVIFGTSGGVMEAALRTVYEVVTGKELVDVDFESVRGLTGIKEAEVDLDGKKVKVAIANGLKNARQILDKIKAGECDYQFVEIMCCPGGCIGGGGQPHGTTKAVREERMAGIYQADRELPIRQSHKNPAVTALYEEFLGKPLSRKSHELLHTHYHPRHK, from the coding sequence ATGGGTCATCATGCTTCAGATCCAAATAAAATAGTTAACATTACCATTGACGGCATTCCTGTTTCGTGTCCGGAAACCACACTGATTCTGGACGCCGCCAAAATGGCAGGAATCGACATTCCGGTACTCTGCTACCATCCTGACCTCAAAGTGCGCGCTACCTGCCGTGTGTGTATCGTCGAGGTAAAAGGCCAGAAAAAATTTAAGACAGCTTGCGGGAACGAGGTCTGGGACGGCGCGGAATTTATCACCAACAGCCCGGCCGTGCGCCAAGCCAGAAAGGACATTTTGGAGCTTATTCTGGCTGAGCACCCCCAAGATTGCTTAAAGTGCGTAAGAAACACCAACTGTGAACTGCAGAAGCTGGCCCGGGACTTTGGGATCAGCAAGCCGCAGTTTGCCAATAAGCCGAACCCAATTCCTATCGAAGACTCCAACGGCGTAATTGTCCGCGATATGGCCAAATGCGTAAAATGCGGCCGCTGTGTGGAAGTGTGCCAGGAAGTCCAGACCGTCGGCGCCATCAACACCGCGCACCGTTCGGTTGAATATGAAATTACCACCGCCTTTGACCGGAGCCTGCAAGACACTGTCTGTGTATACTGCGGTCAGTGCATTGCGGTCTGCCCGGTCGGGGCCTTGTATGAAAAGGATGAGACCGAAAAAGTATGGCAGGCCATTGCTGATGCTGACAAACATGTCGTTGTCCAGGTAGCTCCGGCAGTCCGGGTGGCTTTGGGTGAAGAGTTCGGCATGGCGCCTGGCAGCATTGCTACCGGCAAAATGGTTGCCGCCCTGCGCCGGTTAGGCTTTGACAAGGTATTTGACACCGACTTTGCCGCTGACGTTACCATTATGGAAGAAGGCAACGAGCTGTTGGAAAGAATGAGTCATGGCGGCGTCTTGCCGCTGATTACTTCCTGCAGCCCCGGGTGGATCAACTTTGTTGAGACTTTCTATCCCGAACTGCTGCCGCATGTCTCAAGCTGTAAATCGCCCCAGCAAATGTTCGGGGCGCTGGCCAAGACCTACTATGCACAAAAAGCCGGCATTGATGCCGGCAAAATGACGGTAGTGTCCATTATGCCCTGTACGGCTAAAAAATATGAGAGCGCCCGTCCGGAAATCAACGGCAGCGGCTACCGCGACGTTGACGTTGTAATCACCACCCGCGAACTGGCCCGAATGATTAAGCAAGCCGGGATTGACTTCAATAAATTGGACGACCAGGAATTTGACGCGCCGCTGGGCATCTCGACCGGGGCCGCTGTAATCTTCGGAACGTCGGGCGGGGTAATGGAAGCGGCTCTCCGTACTGTGTATGAAGTCGTCACCGGTAAAGAACTGGTCGATGTTGATTTCGAAAGCGTCCGTGGTCTGACTGGTATTAAAGAAGCCGAAGTCGACCTGGACGGCAAAAAAGTCAAAGTGGCCATTGCCAACGGTCTTAAAAATGCCCGTCAGATTCTTGACAAAATTAAAGCAGGTGAATGCGACTACCAGTTTGTTGAGATTATGTGCTGTCCGGGCGGCTGTATCGGCGGCGGCGGACAACCGCACGGTACAACTAAAGCCGTTAGGGAAGAGCGGATGGCCGGTATATATCAGGCCGACCGTGAACTGCCAATCCGCCAGTCGCATAAAAACCCGGCGGTTACCGCGCTGTATGAAGAGTTCCTGGGCAAACCTTTAAGCCGCAAATCCCATGAATTGCTGCATACTCACTATCATCCACGCCATAAATGA
- the pabA_1 gene encoding Aminodeoxychorismate/anthranilate synthase component 2 yields the protein MILMIDNYDSFVYNLVQYLGEMGEDIRVFRNNKLNIAQIEDMRPDHIIISPGPCTPNEAGISLELINYFKEKIPILGVCLGHQAIGQAFGGDVVRASRLMHGKTSLVYHDGKGVFAGLKNPLTATRYHSLIVKKETLPDCLEITAETDQGEIMGIRHKEYKVEGVQFHPESILTEHGHAMLTNFLAMNPKWTTKMRGASQ from the coding sequence ATGATCCTGATGATTGACAACTACGATTCCTTTGTGTACAACCTCGTCCAGTACCTTGGCGAAATGGGAGAAGACATACGGGTTTTTCGTAATAACAAACTGAATATTGCCCAGATTGAAGACATGCGGCCAGATCATATTATTATCTCACCTGGTCCGTGCACACCCAATGAAGCTGGCATCAGCCTGGAACTTATTAATTATTTTAAAGAAAAAATACCCATACTTGGCGTATGCCTTGGTCATCAAGCCATCGGTCAGGCATTTGGCGGTGATGTTGTAAGGGCATCAAGACTTATGCATGGCAAAACTTCGCTGGTTTACCACGACGGTAAAGGCGTATTTGCCGGGTTAAAAAACCCATTGACAGCTACTCGTTATCATTCATTAATTGTTAAAAAAGAAACGCTGCCGGACTGCCTGGAAATAACCGCCGAGACGGATCAAGGAGAGATCATGGGAATCCGTCATAAAGAATATAAAGTTGAGGGAGTACAGTTCCACCCTGAATCCATTCTCACTGAGCACGGACATGCCATGCTTACAAATTTTCTTGCAATGAATCCCAAGTGGACAACCAAGATGAGAGGGGCCAGCCAGTAA
- the pabB gene encoding Aminodeoxychorismate synthase component 1 has product MMPTPIVREINLTLPPADVFALFAEQPYSVFLDSGMDSNGMGRYSFIARDPFLVFSSKEQTIHIKDKNGNRTFDGNPFTELKRLLNIYKTQKVPGLPPLTGGVIGYFSYDMGYLLEAIPGLSQDDLGNPDSFFGFYDTVLIFDHYTGKTYIAANGFPEQDEAVRLKRAENRIEELTALVSQAKRLPEPQAQTPEGEYNCRFTKQEHCSIVQKGIDYIAAGDIFQVNLTQRFDAKVTVPPYELYRYLRHINPAPFASYLNFGEVIVASASPERYLLVTDRMVETRPIKGTRPRGKDPESDRKLREELLASDKDRAELVMIIDLERNDLGRVCEFGSVRVPDLIRLEEYATVFHLVSTVVGKLSDGKDVIDLVMASFPGGSITGAPKVRAMEIIDELEPVRRSIYTGSIGYIDFNGDADLNIVIRTFIIKGDRAYYQMGGGIVADSVPELEYQESLDKARALMRALGYQV; this is encoded by the coding sequence ATGATGCCGACACCGATTGTTCGTGAGATAAACCTAACGCTGCCGCCTGCCGATGTTTTTGCGCTGTTTGCCGAGCAGCCATATAGTGTATTTTTGGACAGCGGCATGGACTCCAACGGCATGGGCCGCTATTCATTCATTGCCCGCGACCCGTTTTTGGTATTCTCAAGCAAAGAGCAAACGATACACATTAAAGACAAGAATGGTAACCGCACTTTTGACGGCAATCCGTTTACCGAACTTAAAAGGCTGCTAAATATATATAAAACGCAAAAAGTACCAGGACTGCCGCCTTTGACTGGCGGCGTTATCGGCTATTTTAGCTATGATATGGGATATTTACTGGAAGCCATTCCCGGCTTAAGTCAAGATGACCTTGGCAATCCGGACTCCTTTTTTGGTTTTTATGATACGGTATTAATTTTTGATCATTATACCGGCAAGACATATATCGCTGCCAATGGTTTCCCTGAACAGGACGAAGCAGTGCGGCTTAAGCGGGCTGAAAATCGTATTGAAGAATTGACTGCCCTGGTTTCCCAGGCTAAACGGTTGCCGGAGCCTCAGGCGCAAACGCCTGAGGGAGAGTATAATTGCAGATTTACCAAACAAGAGCATTGTAGTATTGTGCAAAAAGGTATAGACTATATCGCAGCCGGAGATATATTTCAGGTTAATCTGACCCAGCGGTTTGATGCTAAAGTCACTGTCCCGCCCTATGAACTTTATCGTTACCTCCGGCATATAAACCCGGCACCGTTTGCGTCCTATCTAAATTTTGGCGAAGTAATTGTTGCCAGCGCTTCTCCTGAACGTTATTTGCTCGTAACTGACAGGATGGTGGAAACCAGGCCGATAAAAGGTACCAGGCCGCGTGGCAAAGACCCCGAATCAGACCGGAAACTTCGGGAAGAATTGCTGGCAAGCGATAAGGACCGGGCCGAACTGGTCATGATTATTGATCTTGAACGCAACGATTTAGGCAGAGTGTGCGAATTTGGCAGCGTCCGCGTACCTGACCTTATCCGCCTGGAGGAATACGCTACCGTATTCCACCTGGTATCAACGGTAGTGGGCAAGCTATCTGACGGTAAAGACGTAATTGACTTGGTCATGGCATCTTTTCCTGGCGGCTCGATTACCGGTGCGCCTAAAGTGCGGGCCATGGAGATTATCGATGAGCTTGAGCCGGTACGCCGGAGTATTTACACTGGATCTATCGGTTATATTGACTTTAACGGCGATGCCGATCTTAATATTGTTATTCGCACCTTTATTATCAAGGGAGACCGTGCCTACTACCAGATGGGGGGCGGCATAGTGGCCGATTCGGTGCCTGAGCTTGAGTATCAGGAGAGTTTGGATAAGGCACGTGCACTCATGCGGGCTTTGGGCTACCAGGTTTAG
- the ilvE gene encoding Branched-chain-amino-acid aminotransferase, giving the protein MHSCGLWATRFSILVGDNMIIYVNGRLVSAGEYVLSPLDHGFLYGHGLFETMRAYNGRIFRLEDHLQRLETAAVLLNWPELPGRLELSDAINSVLKHNDLCNASVRLTLSRGIGAPRPDAASCGQLTVAVFALPLPPSLPAEGWRVATVKLRRNLSSPLVRIKSANYLDNILAKAEAKRLGAHEALMLNTDGMVAEGSMSNIFLVKSGRIVTPDDDSGILLGITRQIVIELARNAGIPVDIRQVKPEELAGADEIFLTSSIMEVIPVAALDGRPIGDGLAPGLLTLKIAQLYREFAQKE; this is encoded by the coding sequence GTGCACTCATGCGGGCTTTGGGCTACCAGGTTTAGCATATTGGTTGGTGATAACATGATTATTTATGTTAATGGCCGGCTTGTTTCAGCCGGTGAATATGTTCTTTCGCCCTTAGATCACGGTTTTCTTTACGGTCACGGACTGTTTGAAACTATGCGCGCCTATAATGGCAGGATATTCCGCCTGGAAGACCACCTACAGCGACTGGAAACTGCCGCAGTCCTTCTTAATTGGCCTGAGCTTCCCGGCAGGCTGGAACTTAGCGATGCTATTAACAGTGTGCTAAAGCACAACGATTTGTGCAATGCCTCGGTACGGTTGACATTGTCGCGGGGTATCGGGGCGCCGCGTCCTGACGCTGCCAGTTGCGGCCAACTGACAGTGGCGGTGTTTGCTTTGCCGCTGCCACCGTCATTGCCGGCAGAAGGCTGGCGGGTGGCAACAGTAAAATTACGCCGCAACTTGTCATCACCGTTGGTCAGAATAAAATCGGCCAACTACCTTGACAATATACTGGCCAAAGCCGAGGCCAAACGGCTTGGTGCCCACGAAGCCCTTATGCTTAATACCGACGGAATGGTTGCCGAAGGCTCTATGAGTAACATTTTTTTGGTTAAATCAGGGCGGATTGTTACTCCGGATGACGATAGCGGCATCCTGCTTGGTATCACCAGGCAAATCGTTATTGAACTGGCGCGTAACGCCGGGATACCGGTTGATATACGGCAAGTCAAGCCGGAAGAATTGGCCGGCGCTGACGAGATATTTTTAACAAGTTCAATTATGGAGGTAATCCCGGTAGCGGCGCTTGATGGACGTCCTATAGGAGATGGTTTGGCTCCAGGTCTGCTAACTTTAAAGATCGCCCAATTGTACCGGGAGTTTGCCCAAAAGGAGTAA
- the fdhD gene encoding Sulfur carrier protein FdhD, producing MDVFKGTACYPVIKIRDGEVTKTEEQVVEEIPLTIYLNGKELVTMLASSGEENYLVIGFLATEGIIAKPGDIKKMDVDIRRGIIDVETVTGETAAEKMFLKRYLTACCGKGRSTFYFANDLLTAHRITTDITLTPQEIINYSEMLEAKSHTFRLTGGVHGGALAANGKFVCWSQDVGRHNVFDKIYGRCLVEEITTSDKIIMFSGRISSEILLKVSKMNIPIIISRAAPSSLAIDMAEELGITVIGFARDNRMNIYSHPERVIGC from the coding sequence ATGGATGTGTTCAAGGGAACCGCGTGCTATCCGGTCATTAAAATACGTGACGGAGAAGTAACCAAAACTGAAGAGCAAGTTGTTGAAGAAATTCCTCTTACCATATATTTAAACGGTAAGGAATTAGTCACTATGCTGGCATCATCCGGTGAGGAGAATTACCTAGTAATCGGCTTTTTGGCTACTGAAGGTATAATTGCCAAACCTGGTGATATTAAAAAAATGGATGTTGATATCCGGCGAGGTATTATTGATGTTGAGACGGTAACAGGCGAGACGGCAGCCGAAAAAATGTTTTTAAAACGATATCTCACGGCTTGCTGTGGTAAAGGCCGCAGTACGTTTTATTTTGCTAACGATTTATTGACTGCTCATAGGATAACTACCGACATCACATTGACACCCCAGGAAATCATTAACTATTCGGAGATGCTTGAAGCTAAATCCCATACCTTCCGGCTAACAGGCGGCGTACATGGTGGCGCACTGGCGGCGAACGGGAAATTTGTGTGTTGGAGCCAAGATGTGGGGCGTCATAACGTTTTTGACAAAATATACGGGCGCTGTCTGGTTGAAGAAATAACTACTTCTGATAAAATTATCATGTTCTCCGGGCGGATATCTTCCGAGATATTGTTGAAAGTTAGCAAAATGAATATCCCCATCATTATTTCTCGCGCAGCTCCCAGCAGTTTGGCTATAGATATGGCCGAGGAATTGGGAATTACTGTTATCGGCTTTGCCCGGGATAACCGCATGAACATATACAGTCATCCAGAACGGGTTATAGGATGTTAA